A section of the Ignavibacteriales bacterium genome encodes:
- a CDS encoding T9SS type A sorting domain-containing protein, translating into MKLINTKVIPILLVVVLSGLGVRNGNGNVLFRGQPQWVLLDGNNIRAHIWDTGVIDQDPTTNNTPGFEWPKGSGKFAIFTAGLTVTTYINGELRMAANSYTGELGPGFINGGVPTTSPDFKIYRINEWDNCQSNPDYANWGLMVPYGAPYYDINHNGAYDDCIDKPGIRFARQTIFVAMTDGFPANHTSSEGFGGGTAPINADFRMTAWCYNNFSGLEDGQFVKWEIINQNNIKWDSAFFAIVSDVDLGDATDDYIGCDTNKNLAYCYNSDNQDGTGSGATYGANPPAVGIQYLRTPLLNSFQLGMTSFSYFTNPGSGQSVCEQDPQQPLEAYNYLNGLKRDGTPWLNPETTPAFKTKFCYPGLPGGPGWNESMGRIDNCGGDTTGTLVSSPGGDRRIIMSSGSSQLTINPGDTQTVIIAQHISRGTSNLNSVTKLLSSSQSYKYLFDNDFDFTVSGTIRYSDNNTPVTGGYVKALRVDGNTGQVLTLDSASINTNGTYTLTKVPYMELDIMAYPSSEIEDFVPTYYPSTTRWQEAISLTPDSNMTGVDVNVIRTAPPSLSPVKAFIKGKVSGDSTLNILGDAIAYLKMGSDYYSYNISNDSGKYIIQPPALGTYQVFVDRLGFSSDSILVNIQSLDSVYEVNFNLHQQYVGIINNPGNLPDGYSLFQNYPNPFNPSTKIKFQIPEGGLVRLVIYDITGREIRILVNGTLSRGEYAFDFIADNLPSGVYFYSLTTKNYHETKKMVLLK; encoded by the coding sequence ATGAAGTTAATTAACACAAAAGTAATTCCAATCCTTTTAGTTGTTGTGTTATCGGGATTGGGGGTAAGAAATGGGAATGGGAATGTACTATTCAGGGGACAGCCTCAGTGGGTTCTTCTTGATGGAAACAATATTAGAGCTCACATCTGGGATACCGGTGTAATCGACCAGGATCCAACTACAAACAATACTCCCGGATTTGAATGGCCGAAAGGGAGCGGAAAGTTTGCGATCTTCACAGCGGGGTTGACCGTCACCACATATATAAACGGCGAACTCAGAATGGCTGCAAACTCATACACGGGCGAGCTAGGTCCGGGCTTTATTAACGGCGGGGTTCCTACCACAAGCCCTGATTTCAAAATTTATAGAATTAACGAATGGGATAACTGCCAGAGCAATCCTGACTACGCAAACTGGGGCTTAATGGTACCTTATGGAGCTCCGTATTATGATATAAATCATAATGGAGCGTATGATGACTGCATAGACAAACCCGGTATTAGATTTGCAAGACAAACAATATTTGTAGCAATGACCGACGGATTCCCTGCAAATCATACTTCATCGGAAGGATTTGGGGGAGGAACTGCGCCAATTAATGCCGATTTTCGTATGACGGCATGGTGTTATAATAATTTTTCCGGTTTAGAGGACGGTCAATTCGTTAAGTGGGAGATCATTAATCAGAATAATATAAAATGGGACAGCGCATTTTTTGCTATTGTATCCGACGTTGACCTTGGTGATGCTACCGATGACTACATAGGCTGTGACACAAATAAAAACTTAGCATACTGCTATAACTCAGACAATCAGGACGGCACCGGTTCCGGAGCCACCTACGGTGCAAATCCTCCGGCAGTTGGTATTCAATACCTGAGAACACCCTTGTTGAATTCTTTTCAGCTCGGTATGACTTCCTTTTCATATTTCACAAATCCGGGTTCCGGGCAATCGGTATGCGAACAGGATCCTCAACAACCCCTGGAAGCATACAATTATCTTAATGGATTAAAAAGAGACGGCACACCATGGCTTAATCCTGAAACAACACCTGCTTTTAAAACCAAGTTTTGTTACCCCGGATTGCCGGGAGGACCGGGATGGAATGAATCAATGGGAAGAATTGATAACTGTGGAGGTGATACAACAGGAACATTAGTATCTAGCCCCGGCGGAGACAGAAGGATCATTATGTCATCAGGTTCCTCACAGCTAACGATTAACCCCGGGGACACACAAACCGTTATAATAGCACAGCACATTTCCCGCGGGACAAGTAATTTAAACTCAGTAACAAAGCTGCTGTCCTCTTCTCAGTCTTATAAATATTTATTTGATAACGATTTTGATTTTACAGTCTCCGGCACGATCAGGTATTCAGACAATAATACACCTGTTACAGGCGGTTACGTAAAAGCCTTAAGAGTGGATGGTAATACGGGACAGGTGTTAACACTCGATTCGGCGTCTATAAATACAAACGGTACTTACACACTGACTAAAGTTCCTTACATGGAACTCGATATTATGGCTTATCCCAGCAGTGAGATAGAAGACTTTGTACCTACATATTATCCCAGCACTACCAGGTGGCAGGAAGCAATAAGTCTCACACCGGATAGCAACATGACCGGAGTAGATGTGAATGTGATCAGGACTGCACCTCCGTCTCTTTCCCCTGTCAAAGCATTCATTAAAGGAAAAGTTTCGGGAGACTCAACATTAAATATACTCGGTGATGCGATTGCTTATCTTAAAATGGGCAGCGATTATTACTCATATAACATTTCAAATGATTCCGGCAAATACATAATACAGCCACCTGCTCTGGGAACATACCAGGTTTTTGTGGACAGGTTAGGGTTTTCATCGGATTCGATACTGGTTAATATACAAAGCCTTGATTCGGTCTATGAAGTAAACTTTAATCTTCATCAACAGTATGTTGGTATTATTAATAATCCTGGCAATCTGCCGGACGGCTATTCCCTTTTCCAGAACTATCCTAATCCTTTTAATCCGTCGACAAAAATAAAATTCCAGATACCGGAAGGCGGATTGGTTAGGCTTGTTATCTATGATATAACTGGAAGGGAAATAAGAATATTAGTGAATGGAACTCTAAGCAGAGGTGAATATGCCTTTGACTTTATTGCCGATAATCTACCAAGCGGCGTTTACTTTTATTCTTTAACTACCAAAAACTATCATGAGACAAAGAAAATGGTTTTATTAAAATAA
- a CDS encoding TrmB family transcriptional regulator: protein MDILTKLRTLGLKEYESKVFLVLLKGSLMSASEIAKKSNVPRPKVYEVLRSFVERGYCNEIETNSIMMFQLIDPVIIADKMEKELHSNYKKNLEGIKDSFEELKPLYKTEEDDESKITNIEVVRGFNQHRHTKFIELFKKAKKEIHFMIRLEGYVSDEIDAIAKKFFKNGGKIHSLYEASYNFRVKKDGQWSNVDIGDLISICRKFESYGEDLRISETRLPNMTIFDRETVFLNVQDKTIPRHNEADIIIHNKAYAENMIDYFERVRKDSYTINEFEAIKTKGINEVN from the coding sequence ATGGATATTCTCACCAAATTAAGAACTCTAGGTTTAAAAGAATACGAATCGAAAGTTTTTCTGGTACTTCTAAAAGGGTCGCTAATGAGTGCATCGGAGATTGCAAAGAAATCCAATGTTCCGAGGCCCAAGGTGTATGAAGTACTGAGAAGCTTTGTCGAGCGCGGCTATTGCAACGAGATCGAGACCAATTCCATTATGATGTTTCAGCTGATCGATCCTGTGATCATTGCCGATAAAATGGAAAAGGAACTCCACTCGAACTACAAAAAGAATCTCGAAGGAATAAAAGATTCTTTTGAAGAGCTAAAACCTTTATATAAAACTGAAGAGGATGACGAAAGCAAAATTACAAACATCGAAGTCGTACGAGGATTTAATCAACACAGGCATACAAAGTTTATTGAACTTTTTAAAAAGGCGAAAAAAGAAATACACTTTATGATACGGTTAGAAGGTTATGTCTCGGACGAAATAGACGCGATAGCAAAGAAGTTCTTTAAAAACGGAGGCAAGATACATTCGTTGTACGAAGCCAGCTATAATTTCAGAGTGAAAAAGGACGGACAGTGGTCAAATGTAGACATTGGTGATCTGATCAGCATCTGCAGGAAGTTCGAATCATACGGAGAAGACCTGAGGATATCCGAAACCCGCTTACCTAACATGACCATATTCGACAGGGAAACGGTCTTCCTTAATGTGCAGGACAAAACAATACCCAGGCATAATGAAGCAGATATTATAATTCATAATAAAGCATATGCAGAAAACATGATTGATTATTTCGAACGGGTACGGAAAGATTCTTATACAATAAACGAATTTGAAGCAATAAAAACCAAAGGGATAAATGAAGTTAATTAA
- a CDS encoding PorV/PorQ family protein yields the protein MKIAYIKYILLIAVVIIIQTAGKEADAGPRTKLGTLAAPELLIPVGSIGTSLQGSNLASVSGIEAMYWNPAGLTQLNSETGEVMFSHMNYIADINMEYFAGVVKVGNLGFIGASVRALNFGDPIEITTEQSPEGTGATYSPTYIVGNLSFARAMTDKIMLGTNVKLINESIADVSATGVAFDFGIQYIAGSSGLRFGIALKNLGPRMKFDGPGLDRTFIENGVTVVRRVTLQEFELPTNLEIGLSYSTQFGKNNNISVSSTFQNSTFTSDEYKLGLEYNYNNNFFLRGAGVYYPQKEGDEALFGPSFGAGLKYPFGRISLGFDYAYRIVNEDGFNSTNQYFTLNVGF from the coding sequence ATGAAAATCGCATATATTAAATACATACTACTAATAGCAGTCGTAATAATAATACAGACTGCCGGGAAAGAAGCTGATGCAGGACCAAGGACAAAACTTGGTACCTTGGCTGCACCCGAGTTGCTTATTCCGGTCGGTTCTATAGGTACTTCCCTTCAAGGATCAAACCTTGCGAGCGTTTCAGGAATAGAAGCGATGTACTGGAATCCAGCCGGACTGACTCAGCTGAATTCAGAGACCGGAGAAGTAATGTTCTCCCACATGAATTACATAGCAGATATTAATATGGAATATTTTGCAGGCGTTGTAAAGGTTGGAAATCTTGGTTTTATAGGGGCATCTGTCAGGGCATTGAATTTTGGCGACCCTATTGAAATTACGACAGAACAAAGTCCGGAAGGAACCGGAGCAACATACTCCCCTACTTATATTGTAGGAAATTTAAGCTTTGCAAGAGCAATGACCGATAAGATCATGCTTGGTACCAATGTAAAGCTGATAAATGAAAGCATAGCTGACGTAAGCGCTACCGGAGTAGCATTCGACTTTGGTATTCAATACATAGCCGGAAGCAGTGGATTAAGATTTGGAATTGCTCTTAAGAACCTCGGACCGAGAATGAAATTTGACGGACCGGGACTGGATAGGACTTTTATCGAAAATGGGGTAACTGTTGTACGAAGGGTTACTCTGCAGGAATTCGAACTTCCGACAAACCTTGAGATCGGACTATCATACTCGACCCAATTCGGCAAAAATAATAATATATCAGTCTCCAGCACTTTCCAAAACTCGACATTCACTAGTGATGAGTATAAGTTAGGATTGGAATACAACTATAATAATAATTTCTTTCTGCGCGGGGCAGGCGTTTACTACCCTCAAAAGGAAGGCGATGAAGCACTTTTCGGTCCTTCTTTTGGAGCAGGACTAAAATATCCGTTCGGAAGAATTTCATTAGGATTCGATTATGCATATAGAATAGTGAACGAAGACGGATTTAATTCAACAAACCAATACTTCACTTTGAATGTTGGTTTCTAA
- a CDS encoding TonB-dependent receptor encodes MRHPKILSKGFLSVIIVIISYLFVNSSSYAQTTGSIGGTVIDANDNTPLEGAIVRIVGTNKATQTNENGEYRIINVDVGTYSVQADYIGYDSIIVQNIKVSVDKVANVDFRMGEVGGLVIEGGDIIAQRSALDVTQTGSIVTGEQIENRGTRGIQNIAAQTSGVVTDERGQNINVRGLRSNENQVIIDGVSTTNPVNGNSTGYVPNSLLQEIAVLTGGFGAEYGNALGGQINVTTRSGSSSYSGSIEAITDEFNGSWDNTTAQGYNLYNVSFGGPLIPSKNLASVINFYTSVERQYLKVRGPSWIADQLFEDGIIPNYSQQIWNYSGRLTFDLLSLKNGPPITLKMGALVTDNHQRNFVQSYLKKNSSRNPLQLIRDNQYYARISHQISDNFFYELQGNYYNSIDETGDAWFLSDWFAYGDTLSNPGLTVQGNVLGDDESTGNVFRKYGRVFNQYDKKELNYLGGKLDASLNLLTKKTGKHELKFGGEYRYHTLKKVFLNPAGVANNPIDPNTGQLAVKPEDLWFGRNVLLNSYGYDIRDQYGNQIVSDEDINSKHPIIGAAYLRDKIDFGDFLVNVGLRMDYLDVNTDVIKDPYDLIGADGQLLSSDDYEQSSADINISPRLGFSFPITDKTVFIANYGKFVQMPPLDFLYINKLAFQKFFSNSVQNVVENSSLQPEKLTSYEVGFKQQVGDIVNFGATVYYRETTDQIGITRIAGSATVPSGYALYYNSDFSISRGIDFYLSMRRTNRLSVDIAYTLLYASGVGSDPNTKFALANNQTGELPVFEFPLDYDQRHTGIINADYRFGSDDVPKGFWGGVLSNLGLNTLFSFNSGRPYTSRDLPKGAFLDDGNAVSTKNEVYTGWNLRLDMRLDKTVNIWKTSWNFYIYALNVLNSELVNSVYGATGSPYDNGYLQTPTGSIQSEVYKENFYERIKTVTNWGTPRQIRFGLKVSF; translated from the coding sequence ATGAGACACCCAAAAATTCTCTCCAAAGGATTTTTGTCAGTTATTATTGTAATAATTTCCTATCTATTTGTCAATTCATCTTCTTATGCTCAAACTACGGGAAGTATAGGAGGAACTGTAATTGACGCCAATGATAACACACCTTTGGAAGGCGCCATAGTCAGGATAGTCGGGACCAATAAGGCTACCCAGACCAACGAAAATGGCGAATATAGAATAATTAACGTAGATGTCGGAACTTACAGCGTTCAGGCCGATTATATTGGGTACGATAGTATAATCGTGCAAAATATAAAGGTCTCTGTTGATAAGGTCGCGAATGTCGACTTCAGAATGGGTGAAGTAGGCGGTTTAGTCATTGAAGGAGGCGATATTATCGCCCAGCGAAGCGCCCTCGACGTCACCCAGACAGGTTCGATCGTAACCGGTGAACAGATAGAGAATAGAGGAACGAGAGGTATCCAGAATATTGCAGCCCAGACATCAGGTGTTGTAACCGATGAAAGAGGTCAGAACATCAATGTCAGAGGTCTGCGTTCAAACGAAAACCAGGTTATCATAGACGGTGTTTCTACGACGAACCCCGTAAATGGTAATTCAACAGGTTATGTACCCAACAGCCTTTTGCAGGAGATCGCGGTATTGACCGGTGGATTTGGTGCTGAATACGGAAATGCTCTCGGCGGACAGATAAACGTTACGACGAGGAGCGGGTCAAGCAGTTATTCAGGATCGATCGAAGCAATAACAGATGAATTTAACGGAAGCTGGGATAACACCACCGCACAGGGATACAATCTTTATAATGTGTCTTTTGGCGGTCCGTTAATTCCTTCAAAGAACCTGGCATCGGTAATAAACTTTTACACTTCTGTAGAGCGGCAGTATCTTAAAGTCAGGGGACCAAGCTGGATAGCCGATCAGTTATTCGAAGACGGTATCATTCCTAACTACAGCCAGCAAATCTGGAACTACAGCGGAAGACTTACATTCGACCTTCTTTCATTAAAGAACGGTCCGCCCATCACATTAAAGATGGGAGCACTGGTAACCGATAACCACCAGAGAAATTTTGTACAAAGTTATCTTAAGAAAAATTCAAGCAGGAATCCATTACAGCTTATTAGGGATAACCAGTATTACGCTAGGATCTCACACCAAATATCGGATAATTTCTTCTATGAACTACAGGGAAATTATTACAATTCAATAGACGAAACCGGTGATGCATGGTTCCTCTCAGATTGGTTTGCATACGGTGACACTTTAAGCAACCCGGGTTTGACAGTACAGGGTAACGTACTTGGTGACGATGAATCGACAGGAAACGTATTCAGGAAATATGGACGAGTATTCAATCAATACGACAAGAAGGAACTTAATTACCTTGGCGGAAAGCTAGATGCTTCGTTAAACCTCTTAACCAAAAAGACCGGTAAGCATGAACTTAAGTTTGGCGGTGAGTACAGATACCACACACTTAAGAAAGTATTTTTAAATCCAGCCGGTGTAGCAAACAACCCGATAGACCCGAATACAGGACAGCTTGCAGTAAAGCCGGAAGATCTATGGTTCGGACGAAACGTACTGCTAAACTCATATGGATATGACATTCGCGATCAATACGGCAACCAGATTGTATCTGATGAAGATATTAACTCAAAGCATCCAATCATTGGAGCTGCTTACCTAAGAGATAAAATAGATTTCGGTGACTTCCTGGTTAATGTTGGCTTACGTATGGATTACCTAGACGTTAATACAGATGTAATAAAGGATCCTTATGATCTTATAGGAGCAGACGGTCAGCTCCTAAGCTCAGACGACTATGAACAAAGCTCTGCGGACATTAATATCAGCCCAAGGCTTGGATTCTCATTCCCGATCACCGATAAGACAGTATTTATAGCAAATTATGGCAAATTCGTTCAAATGCCACCTTTAGATTTCTTATACATTAATAAACTTGCATTCCAGAAATTCTTCTCAAACTCAGTACAGAACGTTGTTGAAAACTCATCACTGCAACCTGAAAAACTGACATCTTATGAAGTCGGTTTTAAACAGCAGGTAGGTGACATAGTAAATTTCGGCGCAACGGTTTATTATAGAGAAACAACCGACCAGATCGGAATAACAAGAATAGCCGGATCGGCAACCGTACCTTCCGGTTATGCTCTTTACTACAATTCCGACTTTAGTATTTCAAGAGGTATCGATTTTTATCTAAGTATGAGAAGAACTAACAGGCTCTCAGTAGATATTGCTTATACACTTCTTTATGCATCAGGTGTAGGATCAGATCCAAATACTAAGTTCGCACTCGCAAATAACCAGACAGGTGAACTTCCGGTATTTGAATTCCCGCTCGATTATGACCAAAGACATACCGGAATCATTAATGCTGATTACAGATTTGGATCGGATGACGTACCTAAAGGATTCTGGGGAGGAGTTCTTTCAAACCTGGGTCTAAACACACTATTTAGCTTTAATAGCGGAAGACCATATACTTCAAGGGACCTTCCAAAGGGAGCTTTCCTCGATGACGGCAATGCAGTATCAACAAAGAATGAAGTGTATACCGGATGGAATCTAAGACTCGACATGAGACTGGATAAGACTGTGAACATTTGGAAAACATCCTGGAATTTCTATATCTACGCTTTGAACGTACTTAACAGCGAATTAGTTAACAGCGTCTATGGTGCAACAGGAAGTCCCTATGATAACGGATACCTGCAAACACCAACAGGAAGTATTCAAAGCGAAGTTTACAAAGAGAATTTCTATGAAAGGATAAAGACAGTGACTAACTGGGGAACGCCAAGACAGATCAGGTTCGGATTGAAAGTCAGTTTCTAA
- a CDS encoding T9SS type A sorting domain-containing protein translates to MEGAMAKIKQNITLGVLIALISVTTAYSSVDIPLLEGTIYSSQTNQPVRSGHVEILDFNMNPPQVLYLGAISTYGTYSLTNLTFNELDGIRIMAYPSDISWDKFSNLDGGSTPPPPGNNPGSNGPVNIQEAQVIDNIYTLDIFVDWIEKAKSFELQQNFPNPFNPKTVISFGIPVATNVTLKVYDMSGKEIATLFNNEFLSEGLRRVEFDGSNLASGIYFYSIITSEFSDIKKMILVK, encoded by the coding sequence ATGGAGGGTGCAATGGCTAAAATAAAACAAAATATCACATTAGGCGTATTAATTGCGCTAATATCCGTGACCACAGCGTACTCGTCGGTTGACATTCCACTGCTGGAAGGAACAATCTACAGTTCCCAGACAAATCAGCCGGTACGCAGCGGGCATGTAGAAATACTGGATTTTAACATGAATCCGCCTCAAGTTCTTTACTTAGGCGCGATCTCTACTTATGGTACATACAGTTTAACGAATTTAACATTTAACGAATTGGACGGGATAAGGATAATGGCTTATCCGAGCGATATATCATGGGATAAATTTAGTAATCTCGACGGTGGAAGTACGCCCCCTCCCCCCGGCAATAATCCCGGATCGAACGGACCGGTAAATATCCAGGAAGCCCAGGTAATAGATAATATATACACGCTGGATATATTCGTAGACTGGATCGAAAAGGCTAAGTCGTTTGAACTTCAGCAAAATTTTCCGAATCCATTCAATCCAAAGACTGTAATAAGCTTTGGTATCCCGGTTGCTACGAATGTAACGCTCAAAGTGTATGATATGAGCGGAAAGGAAATAGCGACACTGTTTAATAATGAATTTTTATCCGAAGGCTTAAGGAGGGTCGAATTTGATGGCTCAAATCTGGCAAGCGGAATATATTTTTACTCGATAATAACGAGTGAGTTCTCTGATATAAAGAAAATGATCTTAGTAAAATAA